One Lysinibacillus sp. OF-1 DNA segment encodes these proteins:
- the comGD gene encoding competence type IV pilus minor pilin ComGD, whose amino-acid sequence MQIWKQGQIADEHNKNGGFTILEILIVLFLVMSLTAIVSKFSFKIAEAKELERFFTQMQLDIQYIQTYSMNERQYIAMKIISPSNRYVIQKDFYTILYERPFPKGVEFLNAESSIHTLSYNTKGNVMSAGTIAFKTPQGKKKVVITLGRGRARVE is encoded by the coding sequence ATGCAGATTTGGAAACAGGGTCAAATAGCTGATGAACATAATAAAAATGGTGGTTTTACAATTCTTGAAATACTGATTGTTTTGTTTCTTGTTATGAGTTTAACAGCGATTGTTAGTAAATTTTCATTCAAAATAGCAGAAGCAAAGGAATTGGAACGATTTTTTACGCAAATGCAACTAGATATTCAGTATATTCAAACCTATAGCATGAATGAACGGCAATATATAGCAATGAAAATAATAAGTCCCAGTAATCGTTATGTTATTCAAAAAGATTTTTATACCATTTTATATGAACGTCCTTTTCCAAAAGGAGTGGAGTTTTTGAACGCAGAAAGTTCTATTCATACACTTAGTTATAATACTAAAGGAAATGTTATGTCAGCTGGAACCATTGCCTTTAAAACCCCTCAAGGAAAGAAAAAGGTCGTTATTACATTAGGACGAGGGAGAGCTAGAGTTGAATGA
- a CDS encoding LTA synthase family protein has translation MKSIKWPKHSFMILAIIATWIKTVIVYHTSFEMKIENAMQQFILFINPLSFLLFTYGLSLFFKSAKARNRYLITVSVILSIVLYGNVAFYRFYNDFITLPVLFQTSNFSDLGTSVAAIVEPWDVLYFVDVVILILANKFLPKMKEAFKVNIEFRRAFFVLAVAISFLNLGLAETERPQLLTRSFDRELLVKNIGTYNYHLYDIYIQTKSSAQRALADGSELVEVNNYVRSNQAAVNPEMFGKYKGRNLIVVSMESLQNFVINNDMNGHEITPFLNSLTKDKDTYYFSNFYHQTGLGKTSDSEFIVENSLFGLGRGAVFFTHGGNTYNSMAERLGENGYFTNVMHPNNKSFWNRDIMYQSLKINKFYDIDSYTVEEGQAVNWGMKDTPFLEQSAALMKDMPQPFYSRLITLTNHYPFTLDPEDIMIPEYDSNSGTLNRYFQTVRYMDEALKDFFQELKDQGVYDNSIIVMYGDHYGISENHNKAMAQYLGKEQITPMDNALLQEVPLFIHIPGSDDGKEMTEISGQMDLRPTILHLLGVETSKDMQMGADLFSPEHEDFVVFRDGRFITDKYVYAGEACYDKATGEEIDGEPCQSYADRATMELENSDAIINGDLLRFYDEKTGNLKQDSVK, from the coding sequence ATGAAATCAATAAAGTGGCCTAAACATTCATTTATGATACTAGCAATTATAGCAACATGGATCAAAACGGTCATTGTTTACCACACAAGCTTTGAGATGAAAATTGAAAATGCAATGCAACAATTTATTTTGTTTATTAATCCATTAAGCTTCTTGCTATTTACGTATGGTTTATCACTATTCTTTAAATCAGCAAAAGCTAGAAATCGTTATCTGATTACGGTCAGCGTTATTTTATCCATTGTTTTATACGGAAATGTAGCGTTCTATCGATTCTACAATGACTTTATTACGCTACCAGTATTATTCCAAACAAGTAATTTCAGTGACTTAGGAACATCAGTAGCAGCCATTGTTGAGCCATGGGATGTATTATATTTCGTTGATGTCGTTATTTTAATCTTAGCGAATAAATTTTTACCGAAAATGAAAGAAGCATTTAAAGTGAATATTGAATTCCGACGTGCATTTTTTGTATTAGCAGTCGCAATTTCATTTTTAAACTTAGGATTAGCTGAAACAGAGCGTCCACAATTATTAACACGTAGTTTTGACCGCGAATTATTAGTAAAAAATATTGGTACGTACAATTACCATTTGTATGATATTTATATTCAAACTAAATCATCTGCTCAGCGTGCATTAGCGGATGGCAGTGAATTAGTTGAAGTAAACAACTATGTGCGTTCTAATCAGGCTGCCGTTAACCCAGAGATGTTTGGGAAATATAAAGGTCGCAACTTAATTGTTGTGTCGATGGAGTCTTTACAAAACTTTGTCATCAATAATGATATGAATGGTCATGAAATTACGCCATTCTTAAACTCTTTAACAAAAGATAAAGATACGTATTATTTCAGTAACTTCTATCACCAAACAGGCTTAGGAAAAACATCTGACTCAGAGTTTATTGTTGAAAACTCATTGTTTGGATTAGGTCGTGGTGCTGTATTCTTCACGCATGGTGGAAATACGTATAATTCAATGGCTGAACGCCTTGGAGAAAATGGCTACTTTACAAATGTCATGCACCCGAATAATAAATCATTCTGGAACCGTGATATCATGTATCAATCGTTAAAAATTAATAAATTCTACGATATAGATTCATATACGGTTGAAGAAGGGCAAGCTGTCAACTGGGGTATGAAAGATACACCATTCTTAGAGCAATCTGCTGCTTTAATGAAAGACATGCCACAGCCATTCTATTCAAGATTAATTACGTTAACGAACCACTATCCATTCACTTTGGATCCTGAAGATATTATGATTCCTGAATATGATTCAAATTCAGGTACATTAAATCGTTACTTCCAGACAGTACGTTATATGGATGAAGCTTTAAAAGACTTCTTCCAAGAGTTAAAAGATCAAGGTGTTTATGATAACTCTATTATCGTAATGTATGGAGACCATTATGGTATTTCTGAAAACCATAATAAAGCGATGGCACAATATTTAGGAAAAGAACAAATTACACCAATGGACAATGCATTGCTTCAAGAAGTGCCTTTATTCATCCATATCCCAGGATCTGACGATGGTAAAGAAATGACAGAGATTTCAGGACAAATGGATTTACGTCCAACAATCTTACATCTTCTTGGCGTTGAAACGTCAAAAGACATGCAAATGGGTGCAGATTTATTCTCTCCAGAGCATGAGGATTTTGTTGTCTTCCGTGATGGACGCTTTATAACAGATAAATATGTTTATGCTGGAGAAGCTTGCTATGACAAAGCAACTGGTGAAGAAATAGATGGTGAGCCATGCCAGTCATATGCTGATCGTGCGACAATGGAGCTGGAAAATTCCGATGCTATCATAAATGGAGACCTGCTACGTTTCTATGATGAAAAGACAGGTAATTTAAAACAGGATTCCGTCAAATAA
- a CDS encoding DUF2759 domain-containing protein, whose protein sequence is MNLLMVIFGLVAILAVVGTFQAIKEKNLLSVVFNLLSAAVFGWFVIMTIVHSGYPPQLH, encoded by the coding sequence ATGAACTTATTAATGGTTATTTTTGGTCTAGTAGCGATTTTAGCTGTAGTTGGTACATTCCAAGCAATTAAAGAAAAGAACCTATTAAGCGTTGTTTTCAACTTATTAAGTGCCGCTGTATTTGGATGGTTCGTCATCATGACGATTGTTCACAGTGGGTATCCACCACAATTACACTAA
- a CDS encoding helix-turn-helix transcriptional regulator — protein MIHPLKITSTLADETRYSIYEYILQEKKTVTVQHIADQFGIHPNVARLHLTKLSEINIISADYVKTGKGGRPGRVYKASEKGVSLTFPRRDEDRLLKWTIQLIEDIGPSALTKCQEISYQDGYQQMKNYISAELTLNNSLSFDEKLQLLTDNAALIGYIPQIQQTEHGKKVTFSIFNCPFQEQLTSHSDIVCSLHESYLKGQLDALFTNNEFVQIESMIHNCDLCKYEINVTEIES, from the coding sequence ATGATCCATCCATTGAAAATTACTAGTACATTAGCCGATGAAACAAGGTACTCTATTTATGAGTACATATTGCAAGAGAAAAAAACAGTCACAGTACAACATATTGCTGATCAATTCGGCATCCATCCAAACGTTGCTCGGCTTCATTTAACAAAGCTTTCAGAAATCAATATTATTTCTGCGGACTATGTCAAAACAGGCAAAGGTGGTAGACCTGGACGTGTTTATAAAGCTTCAGAGAAAGGCGTATCTCTAACATTTCCAAGACGCGATGAAGATCGTTTATTAAAATGGACGATCCAATTAATTGAAGACATTGGACCATCTGCCTTAACGAAGTGCCAAGAAATTAGCTACCAAGACGGATACCAGCAAATGAAAAATTATATCAGCGCTGAATTAACATTAAATAATTCTCTATCCTTCGATGAAAAGCTTCAGCTGTTAACGGACAATGCCGCTTTAATTGGCTATATTCCACAAATTCAACAAACCGAACATGGCAAAAAAGTGACCTTCTCCATCTTCAATTGTCCTTTCCAGGAGCAACTTACTTCGCATTCTGATATTGTTTGTTCATTACATGAATCCTATTTAAAAGGTCAATTAGATGCATTGTTTACGAACAATGAATTTGTGCAAATTGAAAGTATGATACATAATTGCGATTTATGTAAATATGAAATAAACGTGACAGAAATCGAAAGCTAG
- the rpmG gene encoding 50S ribosomal protein L33, whose protein sequence is MRVNITLACTDCGERNYISKKNKRNNPERLELKKYCSREKKYTLHRETK, encoded by the coding sequence ATGCGCGTAAACATTACTTTAGCTTGCACAGATTGCGGCGAACGTAACTACATTTCTAAAAAGAACAAGCGTAACAATCCAGAGCGTCTTGAACTTAAAAAATATTGCTCTCGCGAGAAGAAATACACTCTTCACCGTGAAACTAAGTAA
- a CDS encoding YqgQ family protein, with protein sequence MDKMLDIYELLKTYGTFIYTRDPIGDLMLMEDEIRELYKANVLDIKDYQMALLLIRQETTKLRMEENKK encoded by the coding sequence ATGGATAAAATGTTAGATATTTATGAACTTTTGAAAACATATGGTACTTTTATTTATACACGTGATCCCATTGGCGATTTGATGTTAATGGAGGATGAAATACGTGAGCTCTATAAAGCAAATGTACTAGACATAAAAGACTATCAAATGGCATTGTTACTCATTCGACAAGAAACAACAAAACTTCGTATGGAAGAAAATAAAAAGTAA
- a CDS encoding MBL fold metallo-hydrolase gives MMNVRSYSLGPVQTNCYIVSNKEKECIIFDPGEEAERLIKTIRSNGLKPLAIFLTHAHFDHIGAVDAVREVFDIPVWIHEKEVSWLGDPTKNGSSKYAALPDYRVAAPAQDTIIKEEQLFEISNFAFQAVFTPGHSPGSISYVFDNDGFAIVGDTLFEQGVGRTDLVGGSTKVLLASIHHKLLTLPEDTIIYPGHGNYTTVGAEMETNPFLNGF, from the coding sequence ATGATGAACGTACGAAGTTATTCTCTTGGACCTGTTCAAACGAATTGCTATATCGTATCGAATAAAGAAAAAGAATGTATTATATTTGATCCAGGTGAGGAAGCAGAGCGTCTTATTAAAACAATTCGTAGCAATGGCTTAAAACCACTTGCTATCTTTTTAACACATGCCCATTTTGATCATATAGGGGCTGTAGATGCTGTACGCGAAGTGTTTGATATTCCTGTATGGATTCATGAAAAGGAAGTTAGCTGGCTAGGAGATCCAACGAAGAATGGCTCTAGTAAATATGCTGCATTACCAGATTATAGGGTAGCAGCACCAGCGCAAGACACAATTATTAAAGAAGAACAGCTATTTGAGATCAGTAATTTTGCTTTCCAAGCTGTTTTTACGCCTGGACATTCACCTGGTAGTATTTCTTATGTTTTTGATAATGACGGTTTTGCCATTGTTGGAGATACGTTATTTGAACAAGGTGTGGGACGTACAGATTTAGTAGGTGGCTCAACAAAAGTATTATTAGCATCCATTCATCACAAATTGTTGACATTACCCGAGGATACTATTATTTATCCTGGACACGGAAATTATACAACAGTAGGCGCAGAAATGGAGACAAATCCTTTCTTAAATGGATTTTAA
- the comGC gene encoding competence type IV pilus major pilin ComGC: MKRINEQAGFTLIEMLIVLLIISILILITIPNVTKHFATIDEKGCKAYISMVQGQVEAYRVDFMTYPTLDDLVVKGYLKEHETTCPNKAEIVITNEGEVRLVNADLETGSNS, encoded by the coding sequence ATGAAACGTATCAACGAACAAGCAGGGTTCACTTTAATCGAGATGCTAATTGTTTTATTAATCATTTCAATCCTTATTTTAATTACGATTCCAAATGTTACGAAGCATTTCGCTACCATTGATGAGAAGGGCTGTAAGGCTTATATATCTATGGTACAAGGGCAGGTCGAGGCCTATCGAGTAGATTTTATGACCTATCCAACATTAGATGATCTAGTGGTGAAAGGCTATTTAAAAGAACATGAAACGACTTGCCCAAATAAAGCCGAAATAGTCATCACGAATGAGGGAGAGGTACGACTAGTCAATGCAGATTTGGAAACAGGGTCAAATAGCTGA
- the comGA gene encoding competence type IV pilus ATPase ComGA, translating into MQNFETVVEQKCEQLLLKAYHFGASDLLLVPGNKRYQVYFRKYDKLLQAGELPNELAERMISYYKFLAALDISERRKPQSGSFQKAMEHNPYAFRVSTLPSVFLKESLIIRLLLQNHTFPLTSLSYSKSAAHNLMELVQHRQGLLFFTGATGSGKSTSLYSLIHYCSTELNRHVISLEDPVENSQANLLQIQVNERAGVTYAMGLKAILRHSPDVIMIGEIRDKETAKIAIQAALTGHLVVSTIHAKDTIRCLYRLMDLDVSIEELHQTIIGIVAQILVQTSAVQDERRAVYEILQDVHLTRAISAIKEKVNYELPYELTLMGQKELVESFYAPTNIYP; encoded by the coding sequence ATGCAGAATTTTGAAACAGTTGTCGAACAAAAATGTGAGCAACTTTTACTAAAGGCCTATCATTTTGGTGCATCCGATTTATTACTCGTTCCAGGTAATAAAAGATATCAGGTTTATTTTCGAAAATATGATAAGCTACTCCAAGCTGGTGAGCTCCCAAATGAACTTGCAGAAAGAATGATTTCCTACTATAAATTTCTTGCGGCATTAGATATCAGTGAACGACGAAAACCTCAAAGCGGCTCCTTTCAAAAAGCAATGGAACACAATCCATACGCCTTTCGAGTATCCACACTGCCTTCCGTCTTTTTAAAAGAAAGCCTGATTATCCGTTTACTTCTCCAAAATCATACATTCCCACTAACGTCATTAAGCTATTCCAAAAGTGCAGCACACAATTTAATGGAGCTTGTGCAACATCGTCAAGGTCTTCTGTTTTTTACAGGCGCAACAGGCTCTGGCAAATCTACATCACTCTATTCCTTAATCCACTATTGTTCCACAGAATTAAATCGGCATGTGATTTCTTTAGAAGATCCTGTAGAAAATAGCCAAGCAAATTTACTTCAAATTCAAGTGAACGAGCGAGCGGGCGTTACATATGCTATGGGACTAAAAGCCATTTTACGTCACTCTCCTGATGTTATCATGATTGGTGAAATTCGAGATAAAGAGACAGCAAAAATTGCTATCCAAGCTGCCTTAACAGGACACTTAGTTGTCTCAACCATTCATGCAAAAGATACCATTCGTTGCCTGTATCGTTTAATGGACTTAGATGTGTCGATAGAGGAGCTTCATCAAACGATTATCGGTATTGTGGCACAAATACTTGTTCAGACTTCAGCAGTACAAGATGAGCGCCGTGCGGTATATGAAATTTTACAGGATGTTCATTTAACAAGAGCCATTTCTGCGATTAAAGAAAAGGTCAACTATGAACTCCCTTATGAATTAACATTAATGGGACAAAAAGAATTAGTGGAGAGCTTTTATGCACCTACAAACATATATCCATAA
- a CDS encoding DUF2626 family protein — MDNMYKVMAFWTGIFAVMFYLGGMNEVSLLFLGNTGLFLLLGFLNLSERMYMYIFGAYLTVFFAGFTYYTTFIHVPGGGH; from the coding sequence ATGGATAATATGTATAAAGTTATGGCATTCTGGACAGGTATTTTTGCCGTTATGTTCTACCTTGGTGGTATGAACGAGGTATCGCTATTATTCTTAGGTAATACAGGTTTATTCTTATTATTAGGCTTCTTAAACCTTTCAGAACGTATGTACATGTACATTTTCGGAGCATATTTAACTGTATTCTTCGCTGGCTTCACGTACTATACAACATTCATTCACGTACCTGGTGGCGGTCATTAA
- the comGF gene encoding competence type IV pilus minor pilin ComGF codes for MNDKGYTLIEAIFQLVVFVLVSQLFVLIMLWFAEMKSTMLTDEQTKWELFVYDVNHSLQNVSAFAIREDRKRVSFQTANTIHHIDCYPNIIREQINGGHVPMLIGINKCQFNYTENMLTVAVEMTSGIQKERSFYVPIIEK; via the coding sequence GTGAATGACAAAGGCTATACATTAATAGAAGCCATATTTCAATTGGTTGTTTTTGTGCTTGTATCTCAACTTTTTGTTCTTATTATGCTGTGGTTTGCTGAAATGAAATCAACCATGCTAACAGATGAACAAACAAAGTGGGAGCTATTTGTTTATGATGTAAATCATTCTCTACAGAATGTCTCTGCGTTTGCTATTCGGGAAGATCGAAAAAGAGTGAGCTTTCAAACTGCAAATACAATCCATCATATTGATTGCTATCCTAATATTATTCGTGAGCAAATAAATGGTGGACATGTTCCCATGCTAATCGGAATTAATAAATGCCAATTTAATTATACAGAAAACATGCTGACGGTAGCTGTTGAAATGACTAGCGGTATTCAAAAGGAGCGAAGCTTCTATGTGCCAATTATTGAAAAATGA
- a CDS encoding 5-formyltetrahydrofolate cyclo-ligase produces the protein MDKTTLRNKMRQALATMTDEAYQYQSLAIVKKVLQESYIIEANIIGMTISNKPEVDTILLIEELWRLGKKVAVPKCHPKTRAMSFYIIDSFAQLETVYMHLREPIPARCELVDANDMDVILVPGVVFDRNGYRIGYGGGYYDRYVLNYKKGKLMSLLFDEQIIDCVPAEEHDCPVDIIMTPTERIDCLAQRGASENG, from the coding sequence ATGGATAAAACAACATTACGAAATAAGATGCGACAAGCTCTTGCGACAATGACTGATGAAGCTTATCAATATCAATCATTAGCTATCGTAAAAAAGGTGCTACAGGAATCATATATAATAGAAGCAAATATAATTGGCATGACCATTTCAAATAAGCCAGAAGTCGACACCATTCTTTTAATTGAAGAATTATGGCGACTTGGTAAAAAGGTCGCTGTTCCGAAATGTCATCCAAAAACAAGAGCAATGTCATTTTACATTATTGATTCATTTGCCCAGCTTGAAACTGTATATATGCATTTGCGTGAGCCTATTCCAGCAAGATGTGAGTTAGTTGACGCAAATGACATGGATGTCATCCTTGTGCCTGGCGTTGTTTTTGACCGTAATGGCTATCGAATCGGCTATGGCGGTGGTTATTATGACCGCTATGTATTAAACTATAAAAAAGGGAAGCTGATGTCGCTGCTCTTTGATGAGCAAATCATTGATTGTGTCCCAGCCGAGGAGCATGATTGCCCAGTAGACATCATTATGACACCGACAGAACGTATTGATTGTCTAGCACAACGAGGAGCGAGCGAAAATGGATAA
- a CDS encoding type II secretion system protein, translated as MNESGYSFVETILAMGILTILCMSLIPLTYTMKTNLTNKKLELIAAETAYEGLKQYQAVQQTEGSRTIEQVEYHWEFDGQQICVRFQNMRELRQKCIQDTGEVRE; from the coding sequence TTGAATGAGTCAGGCTATTCTTTTGTAGAAACCATTTTAGCTATGGGGATTTTAACAATATTGTGTATGTCGTTAATACCGCTTACCTATACGATGAAGACGAATCTTACAAATAAAAAACTAGAACTCATCGCAGCTGAAACTGCCTATGAAGGTTTAAAGCAATATCAGGCAGTACAGCAAACAGAAGGCTCTAGGACCATTGAACAAGTAGAGTATCATTGGGAATTTGATGGACAACAAATTTGTGTCCGTTTTCAAAACATGCGTGAACTGCGCCAAAAATGTATACAAGATACAGGTGAAGTCCGTGAATGA
- the tyrS gene encoding tyrosine--tRNA ligase: MFLTPKEQLAIIKKGAHQIVDEQELLEKLERSYKEQKPLIIKLGLDPSAPDIHLGHAVVLRKIKQMQDLGHQAVIVIGDFTGRIGDPTGKAKGRVALSDDMVKQNAKTYCEQIFKVIDMNKTTIRFNSEWLAKLSFEEVIQLAATTSVARLLEREDFQKRYRQQIPIGIHEFFYPLMQAYDSVELQADIELGGTDQTFNILMGRTLQKQRRLEKQIAIFMPLLEGLDGIEKMSKSLGNYIGVSEAPEVMFKKVMEVPDALLIKYFELATDEHPLQVQTIQDRLQMGENPRDVKLQLAEIITALYHGTTAMEEAKSYFQAAFQRKEIPKNIPILLLEIDKERIVDIIPQLVAMDYIHSKSEFLRLIKQNGVSLNGEKIVMDDLSLVLMNDDVIQIGKKRFLKLNK, translated from the coding sequence ATGTTTTTAACACCAAAAGAGCAATTAGCGATAATTAAGAAGGGTGCTCATCAAATCGTTGATGAGCAGGAATTACTCGAAAAATTAGAGCGATCCTATAAGGAGCAGAAGCCTTTAATCATTAAGTTAGGGCTTGATCCGTCCGCCCCGGATATTCATTTAGGGCATGCAGTCGTTCTACGGAAAATAAAGCAAATGCAGGATTTAGGGCATCAGGCGGTCATTGTTATCGGTGATTTTACAGGGCGTATTGGTGATCCAACGGGTAAAGCAAAAGGCCGTGTCGCGTTAAGTGATGACATGGTCAAGCAAAACGCTAAAACATACTGTGAGCAAATTTTTAAAGTGATAGATATGAATAAGACAACTATTCGTTTCAATAGTGAATGGTTAGCAAAGCTGTCATTTGAAGAAGTCATTCAGCTGGCAGCCACGACATCCGTTGCTCGACTGTTAGAACGTGAGGACTTTCAAAAACGGTACCGTCAGCAAATACCAATTGGCATCCACGAATTTTTCTACCCGCTTATGCAAGCATATGATTCGGTAGAGCTACAGGCCGATATTGAATTAGGGGGAACAGATCAAACATTCAATATTTTAATGGGCCGCACCTTACAAAAGCAACGGCGGTTAGAAAAACAAATTGCCATTTTTATGCCATTACTCGAAGGTTTAGATGGCATTGAAAAAATGAGTAAGAGCCTTGGCAATTATATTGGTGTCAGTGAAGCGCCAGAGGTCATGTTTAAAAAGGTAATGGAAGTACCAGATGCCTTACTCATCAAATATTTTGAACTAGCAACAGATGAGCATCCACTACAAGTGCAAACCATTCAAGATAGACTGCAAATGGGAGAGAATCCCCGTGATGTAAAATTACAGTTAGCAGAAATTATAACGGCCTTATACCATGGGACTACAGCAATGGAGGAAGCTAAATCCTATTTCCAAGCTGCATTTCAAAGAAAGGAAATACCAAAAAATATTCCTATACTGCTCCTAGAAATTGATAAGGAAAGAATAGTGGATATTATCCCACAACTAGTGGCAATGGATTATATTCATAGTAAGAGTGAATTTCTGCGGTTAATCAAGCAAAATGGAGTATCCTTGAATGGAGAAAAAATAGTGATGGATGATTTATCACTTGTACTAATGAATGATGATGTCATTCAAATTGGTAAGAAACGATTTCTTAAATTAAATAAATAA
- the comGB gene encoding competence type IV pilus assembly protein ComGB, producing MHLQTYIHNVLLYYSRATKWRVREQAQFFNRLCVLMQEGYLFPQAISMLLPHHIKAHEDMQQQIDEKLKQGEGVAGILETLQLSKHYLMAIKVAENNGHMIEALQGVAKQIKVSEMTKKKLIKLLIYPVTLIVFLLLLFLVFRTIFLPNIERLVAGRTAETETSITLSTTLLHVPDVVILTIFIATGSLFIVRLYLNRQPTAHQLTILFKIPFIQRYMRLILTRQFAAYLGSLLQSGFSLQASLQLLEEQQLQPFLQILSQRIKERVIFGESLTLAVMRLAVFQKDFPVFVEHGEQSGYLGKELVLYSELLLEKQEQLLQKVLAFVQPTFFILIAVCIVAAYVSLLLPIYHMIELV from the coding sequence ATGCACCTACAAACATATATCCATAATGTTTTGCTTTATTATAGTAGGGCGACAAAATGGCGAGTAAGGGAGCAGGCACAATTTTTTAATCGATTATGTGTGTTAATGCAAGAAGGATATTTATTTCCTCAGGCCATTTCAATGCTATTGCCTCATCATATAAAGGCGCATGAAGATATGCAGCAGCAAATTGATGAAAAACTGAAGCAAGGGGAAGGGGTTGCAGGGATACTTGAAACTTTACAGCTGAGCAAGCATTATTTAATGGCCATCAAGGTAGCAGAAAATAATGGACATATGATAGAAGCTTTACAAGGTGTAGCTAAGCAAATAAAGGTAAGTGAAATGACCAAGAAAAAGCTCATAAAGCTGCTGATCTATCCTGTCACGCTGATCGTATTTTTGCTGTTATTATTTTTGGTGTTTCGTACCATCTTTTTACCAAACATCGAAAGACTGGTAGCCGGCCGAACCGCAGAAACAGAAACAAGTATTACGTTGTCCACTACGTTATTACATGTTCCTGATGTAGTCATCCTCACCATTTTCATCGCAACAGGCAGTTTATTTATTGTTCGTCTCTATCTCAATCGACAGCCTACTGCACATCAACTCACCATCCTATTCAAGATTCCTTTTATTCAACGCTATATGCGACTGATATTAACAAGACAGTTTGCTGCTTATTTAGGAAGCTTACTGCAAAGTGGATTTTCATTACAAGCCAGCCTCCAACTTTTAGAAGAGCAACAACTTCAACCTTTTCTGCAAATTCTTTCGCAGCGCATAAAAGAAAGAGTTATTTTTGGAGAGTCACTAACACTTGCCGTAATGAGACTAGCTGTTTTTCAAAAGGATTTTCCTGTTTTTGTAGAGCACGGTGAGCAAAGCGGCTATTTAGGAAAAGAATTAGTGTTGTATAGCGAATTATTACTGGAAAAACAGGAACAACTTCTGCAAAAAGTATTAGCATTTGTACAACCAACCTTCTTTATCCTCATAGCAGTCTGTATAGTAGCTGCCTATGTCAGTTTATTATTACCCATCTATCACATGATTGAATTAGTTTAG